The DNA window CATCGTAGGGCGAGCGTGCAACGTCGGTACGCCGTGTGTCCGGTCACGGGCGATACCCGCGCAGCACGTCGTCCGCGAGCCTCGCCCCCAGGTCCAGGTAGCCGCGCCGGGTGAGGTGCACACCGTCCTTCGCAGCGCGCGCCGGCGTCTCACGCCCCCAGGCCGAGATCGAGCCCTTCCCGCCCATGATCTCGTACGTGTCCCAGAAGCCGCAGCCGTTCGCCTTCGCGGCGTCCCGGATGGCGTCCCGCACGAGGTGGGTGCGGTCTTGGGTGTCGTGCCGATCCGTCGGCGCCAGGGCCAGACAGTCGACCTCCGAGGTCACCCGACGGATCCGGGTCAGGAGCTCGGTCATCTGCCGACCATACCTGGACGGATCGGCAGCGAAGTCGCCGGCCTCGTTGGTCCCGTACTCCAGCACCACCAGCGTCGGGGACCGCCGCGCGAACTCCGCAGCCCAGCTCGCCTCGTTCCAGGCCAGCGGCGTCCCGAAGCGCGCACCGTTGATCCCCAGCGTGTCCAGCACCACCCCGGGGCGTGTTGCCGCGTCGGCTTCGATCACCGCACCGCAGAGTTCCGGCGCGCCCCCCGTGGGGGTCACGGTCAGGGTCGCCGACGCGTCTCCGAACAGCTCCAGGTGACGCACGGCGCCAGGCGGCAGGTCCGGCGTCGCCTTCACCACCACCGGCTCCGAGCCCGTCAGCGCCACCGTCACCTGATCATTTGGACCGTTGAGCCGGTAGCACACATCCCAGCGCAGCCGTCCCGTCAGCTTGGGCTCGGTCAGGCTGATCTGCGCCATCGAGGCGCCGTCGGGCACGAACAGGATCCCGCCGAGCCCGAACACCCCATCGCCCGTCACCACGGAGGTGGCCGGCCCCTTCGGCCGCAGCTTCCACTTCCCGCCCACCCCGTGCTTCACACCGTCGTGCCGGTAGGCCGTGTACCCGAGATGCACAAAGCCGGGCCCCGCGTACCCGAACCGCTTTTGCAGCGCCGACCGCAGCGCCCCACTCCAGAAGTCCGCGGCGCCGTGCGAGTCCCCGAGCCACATCAGCCGCACGTGATCGCGCCGGCGCCCCTTCTCCAGGTCGCGCAGCGCCGCGTAGAGCCGGCCGTACGGCGCGTCCCCCGGTCGCGGCGCCGAGGCGCCATCGATCGCCTCGTAGAAACCGTCGTCCCCGGGGGCAGGGACCGCGCCCTTCGACGCGCCCGAAGGCTCCCGCGGGTCGCCCGTCTCCGTGCGCGGCGTCGTGCCTCCCTGCGGTGAGGCCGTCAACGACACCAGCGCCACGGGGAGCGTCGCCGCGCCCGGCCTTCCAGGCGCTTCGGCGATCGGCGGAGGCGCGGCCTCGTTCCCCGTCACCTCGTCGGGGGTGTGCGGAGGGGCGCCGGCGTTCACCGCACCGCACCCGAGCGACGCGCCCCAGCCAGCACCACCGCATCCCAGCACCAGCGCACACACCAGCACGCCCCGAGATCGCCATCGCGCGCCGCCGCGCACGGAGGACCGTGGGAAGGCGGAGCGTGGGAAGGCGGGGGGCTCTCCTGCGTCCAAGGGATTTCCGTCCACCTTGACGTGGGCGGCGTCTGCCTTGGCACGAGCATCGTCTGCCTTGGCACGAGCATCGTCTGCCTTGGCACGAGCATCGTCTGCCTTGGCGCGAGCATCGTCTGCCTTGGCACGAGCATCGTCTGCCTTGGCACGAGCATCGTCTGCCTTGGCACGAGCATCGTCTGCCTTGGCACGAGCATCGTCTGCCTTGGCACGAGCATCGTCTGCCTTGGCACGAGCATCGTCTGCCTTGGCACGAGCGTCGCCTTCCTCGATGCGAGCATCGCCTGCCTCGACGTGAGCGTCGCCTGCCTTCCGCGTCACCTCGGGGAACTCACTCGTCACGCCTGCGCTCGCCTCATGTTCGCGTCCATCACCGTACGGCCCTCACGAGAGGGGATCTTCGACCTCGGCGGCGCGCTCCAGCTCGGCCTGACGCCGCGCCCTCTCTTCGCGCAGGTGCTTCTCCACGGCGTGCACCAGCGTCTCCACGTAGCTCTCGAACCGGGGACACTCGAGCCCTGTTCCCGAGAGGGCGTGCTCGGTGTTGCGCATGTCGTAGCGCACCGGGGTCATGAGCTGCTCCACGAACGCGCGCGGGCTTCGCGCGAACCTGTCGATCCCGGGGGCGCGCAGCATCGCCTTCGCCAGGTTCGAGGGGATGTGCCCCCGCGGCGCCCGGCGGCCACCCGCGTGCGCCAGCAGCTCGAACACCTGCCGTGCCGACAGCGGCTGCGGATCCGCGAGATGGAAGGTGTGCCCGGCGGCCTTCGCGCTC is part of the Chondromyces crocatus genome and encodes:
- a CDS encoding GDSL-type esterase/lipase family protein, translated to MLVCALVLGCGGAGWGASLGCGAVNAGAPPHTPDEVTGNEAAPPPIAEAPGRPGAATLPVALVSLTASPQGGTTPRTETGDPREPSGASKGAVPAPGDDGFYEAIDGASAPRPGDAPYGRLYAALRDLEKGRRRDHVRLMWLGDSHGAADFWSGALRSALQKRFGYAGPGFVHLGYTAYRHDGVKHGVGGKWKLRPKGPATSVVTGDGVFGLGGILFVPDGASMAQISLTEPKLTGRLRWDVCYRLNGPNDQVTVALTGSEPVVVKATPDLPPGAVRHLELFGDASATLTVTPTGGAPELCGAVIEADAATRPGVVLDTLGINGARFGTPLAWNEASWAAEFARRSPTLVVLEYGTNEAGDFAADPSRYGRQMTELLTRIRRVTSEVDCLALAPTDRHDTQDRTHLVRDAIRDAAKANGCGFWDTYEIMGGKGSISAWGRETPARAAKDGVHLTRRGYLDLGARLADDVLRGYRP